Genomic DNA from Caloenas nicobarica isolate bCalNic1 chromosome 3, bCalNic1.hap1, whole genome shotgun sequence:
CTGAAACAATCAAATATGATTGAAATTGGCCAGTTGTTAAAAAATATCAGTGaaagacagagaggaagaaattacACGACATAGACAACGCATCTTTCCATAAGGCTCCATGCACATAACTGGGTCGTGGGGCTACTTTCCCAGAAACCCAGCCAAACCAACAAGGGCACTGAAcaagttttctccttttccagctgaaatgctCAATTTATTAAGAACATCTATGAAAAAGACACCGCATATTCTTCCGATCTTCCCAGCAGAATAAGAGGCCTGATTAAGTTTGCTAAGCAGTAATTCTGGTTACATGCTCTCAAGAAACTTTCAGATTTCTATAAAGTCAAAAGAACTAAGAGACAGTCAGCCTGTACTGCTAAGCAAGTTTTCTGGACAGAAGTAAAATCTATCCACGcttaaaccacaaaaacaatTTAGGTATAGAAAAATGCAATCAATAAAACTGTCCCATTACCATATGGTCACACATGAACTGCTAATTGCCCGTTCCATCAGCAGCATCTCATATGAAAGATGCCGTCCACCCCAGCAATGACCTCCTAGGTCGTACTGGGACATCAGCCCTGTAAATAATTAGAAAAGACCATCTCCCATATTTCTAACTGGCAAGGTTCATTTGGTAAAAAGGCCATTCAGTAACAAGGCAAACCAGCAACACGTTAGTCTGGATGAAAAGTCCTATAAAGCCTCTGTGCAGTAGGTGTGCACGTGGCTGTAACTTCGTTCCATTAAACTCCAGGCTTTGCGGAACCCGAGCCTGAGCACAGGGCTCTTTTCCACCCAGCTGCAGATTAAGCAGCAAATTTAGCTCAGcagcaaaaaatattcaaataaaatgtttacaaCACATTGCAGTGGGCTGAGCAACAGAGAGTCTTAAAGACTAAAGCTGTTCTGAGACCTGGCATTCATGTTGGACTGGAAGGCAGCCTGAATCCGATCCGAAATGAGGTCACGAACCTCGTGTTTCTGCAGCAGATAAAACGTGGACAGTTTCTAGGGTTTGGGGTATCTTGTCTGTTATTTGTTATGTGGTATcagtgccagggcagcactgggatgttgGGATGGAGGAAGATGACAGAACACAAGGGTTAACGTGCTAAGTTTGCCCACAAATTTATCCAAAGCAGACCACGCTCACAGTTCCTCCCACCATGTCCAAGAACACCCACAGCTTGCCACAGCTCCAAATTTTGTCAAGAATATTTGGTAGGAAAACTAACTTGGCTCCTTCTACACtattttgtcattaaaaatatcCACGGTTAGCTTCTTTGCCTTCATTGTATTTTAGTCAGGCAGCTAATTCACTTTAAATATCCCTCAGGAAGAAGTTTAGCAGAGATAGCTGCTTTCATGGAGCAAGATTTCCAAAGGTATTTCCCTTTATCCAGCTGTGCTCAGTcttcaaagcaacaaaaatctCTCCACCCTTGTCAAGTGAagttggggtggggggtggagATGAGGCTTGGgtttaaataacttttaaagttTGATATGTGATTAATCTTATCAAGTTAAATTAAGCTCAGTACTGATAGTAACTACAATGCAGGATACGTAAGAGAACTGTGCAAAGACTGGTTCTGTCACCCGTcgtaattttgttttcttgaaacaGTTGAAGTGTTTCGTTTCTTGAAGGAAAAAGCGCTAAATCTAGCACTGAGTTTACTGGTTTGGCAGTGGCACTTGGGTTTATAACAACTCTCAATAATATCCTAAACACATTTCCTTTTATCTACTGATATAATACAGCAGGATTTGACACCTTTTTAGACATGAAAAGACTTTATCTTGTCTCAAGTAACAGCTGCCATTAGTCTCTTCCACCACCGTATTTCTAAGTATCCTTCTTGACAAAAAAGCAGAGCCAAGTCTGTGCAAATCCTCAAAGTTAAATAATCCCCCTCAAATGAGAAAATTTCTGTTAACTAGCAAAACATTTATCAAGTTAATCAATTCTATCAATAAAGTAGAAATTGGTAAATGCAACGaaaatgaatttttccttttgttaagCCAGTTCACACATGTGGAAAAGTATTCCAGTGATATCTTCCAATGAAAAAAGAGCACATGTAGCTTGATAGGGGtatataaagatttttttttttggttaatatTCTATTTTAGTAGCTCTCTATGTATACATTCCACGtaaacagtatttattttcctttctggttGACTCCCTATGGACCTTGAAATAGTAGCAATCACAAAGAATGCCAAATAAATGTTTCCCTTTGTTAAGCTATGCTAAATAAATTTGCTACATCAAAGTAGATGTTTAATACTGTTTATAAGAGGAAATAATGATATTTATACTGCTAAGAGAGAACCTACGGAcctgctctgtttctctgcaggaaTCATTCCAGCCAGAGGGATGCGGACACCAGGACTGACAGACCAGGTAAAGTACTTGGGCTagcagagcagttctgcagaaaatctTTCAGGAAAGCACTCAAAGAACGATGAATCCTTCACTTGCCCCATCCCCATTGCAGGAACAATTTTATTACTTTAGATGAAGCgccctgacagagcctgtcTGGGCTGACCACGacagataaatgaaaatacattcagGGTCATCAGGCTGGTACATCGCATTCATTTATACTTACAGCCATTTCAACATAATCTTGTAGGAATATTTCGTGCAGAAGAAATTGATCCATTATACCCACCCAATTTATTTAAACATCATCCTCGGAAGTGTGAGAGGCTGCAAAACAGTCAGCTTTGCATAGTAAGAACagttccaaaaaagaaaaatccctaaACCCAGATTGAGTAAATTACAGAAAGATGAGGAaccaaaacactttaaaaattgtaaCTTCCATTCTGTAACAAACCACAAATTTAATTCAAGCATCAGCCGACATGAGGGGGGGCATCCTATACAGTTGTTTTCCCACATATTGCTGCTTCTAAAATAATGGCTGAAAACCTGCACAAAATTGAGATgtactgcaaatgaaaatattgacatttttctgcttttcatgaaCGGTACCTTATGAAACCAGATTAATTTGCAGCAATatcaacaacattttttttcttctgcagttcttgATGTCTTATAATTCTCTCTCATTTCTGGTTTCCACCATCCGCGAAACATCAACTTGTCATAATTCTGGCACAGTGTTTTCAGTGAGACATCCATTAAAGCAGACATCCCAGAcagatttggaaaacaaacaaatattccAAAACCCACTCTTGCCCCCCAATTCTGGCCAAAACCCTaaaccacaaaaacccacacactgGCTGAAATTTCATGATCCCTCCCAACAAAAGAGCACGTTCCCATGCACAAGGAGTGGACAAAAGCGAGGTCATTCACATGATGTTGGcatatttattaaacaaaaattcaaGCTCTTGACTCCAATTTTCAGTATTTAGTATcagcagcaaggaaaagaatCATACAGAACAAATAACAatgtttttccacaaaaaagGGTCTGATCTCTCCAGTACTGACCACTGCACAAGGAATCTCTCCATTTTCAGTCCCAGGTGACCACTACTCTTATTCTCCTCAGCAATTCTATTCCTCCAGCTACCCTCTCACACCAGCTGGGTGGTTAAGAGTCTTCAGAAGAGAAAGACCatcttcaaaactgaaaataagtttCCAATATTATGGATTGCTTTTTTTGCTCATTTCTATAATACATTTCTCATCTGGAAAATCAACTATAAATAAGCTTTCTCCATCTGCccacagaggaaaataagaaaCTACCATTTTGGCTAATTACAGATTGTATTATCTATAGACTACCTATTTCTTCCTTAAACACATTTGGAATTTAGCTTCCTAGCTTTTAAAGCCTTGGCCTTTACGAAGAAAATTGACATTTTCATTAAGGCATGGATATTCTAATTTTCTATTGTTAACATTATCTATCTTGGTAAGAGTGGCCTTCCTTCTGGCTGGTCCATAGAAAGTTATGAACACTTAAACGCAGGCAAGGAGGCACTTTCTAATAAGCTGGTgaagacagctttttttttttgcatatgaaCAGAGATTGCTTCTATACTAAAGAGGTAGGAAGAACAGCTTCAAAAATGCAATGGTATTCAAGTTCTCCCTTTAATAACAATCATTTACATGACAATATTCAAAGAGTCTGCAGTATCATCACCATTTGATTTTATCTAACTTAACCTTCATTCTATTACAAGTAGAAGTGAGTGTTAGATTGGATTTCATatcttctttaagaaaaaaattccccaaattATAAATgtttgattaaaacaaaaatttcctTGAACAATAGATATGATAGCTACAAAACTGGAATATCCTCACATCACTTATTCCATTCTTTGGAAGGTGCACATACTCAAAAAACAGTTTATTATAGGACATGGCAGATTCAAATTTAGCTGCCCTGCAAGGCACATCTGCTGTGTGTCTCTATCTGGTCCTTCAGAGATAATCAACACAACCAGCATCCCAGGATCTGGAAACCTATTTTAAAACTAGCAAAATTAAGTTAGTGGAGCAGAATGGAAAATTTCCAACAGCAGTGCAGGCACTATTTTCCTAAGTCTGTTTTCATAAGCAGAAGGACTAATACCTGTACACAAAATTCTCACAATTgtctgggggaagaaaaacccaaaacttatTTCATTAATTAACCTCCCTGCTATACATATACTACATTCTGATGCTTATGTATCAAGTTCAGAGGGTAATCAAGTCCCGAATAACTGGCAGTTGCCTATAATCAGCTATTTGGTACTTTTGCTAACACTATAGTTTCAAACTTTAGCTCCAGTATGCAACTATTTTACATCACTTATTCATCAAAACTGTGCCCACTAAAAATTGGTAGAGCACACTGCAGAAACTTCAAGAACTCTGTAAGAGCTGAAGGTTCAGAGTTAATGGTTATAATCTATTTTAAGGAGAACCTAATTGGTTTTGATTCTTCCCTTTAGTCTTTCAGACAGGGGAAGGGGACTGTCTGCCCACGCAGAAGTCAGGATGGCAGTTTCGGCTTGCTGAGTAGGACCAGAACCTGACCTCTCAAATGGTTGCTTTGGGCTTTGGAAACAATCATCTTCCCCTACAAAGGAAGGGTTTGGAGATACTTGCAATGACAAACTattaacaggtttttttaaattggtctttttcttatttcctttaatTATGAGGGCTGAGTCACTGTTAGTTCTTTTGCTAGTAACATTATCccttttctttgtaaaacattttttaaactgaCCAGGGttcagttgcctttttttctgcaggtttttaTTCATGTTCCCATCATCACTGTCTTCACTAGAAGAACATCTGTTCTTGCACACActctttttaaatgaagtttgaGTATAGGCTTTTTTAATGTGGCAGCCAGTTACAACATCTGCTGGGTTTTGAGACACAGGAAACTTTTCACACCCAGGATGCAGTATCTTTGTTGTTCTTTCACTGAGGGCTAGAGATGTTGAATCGCTTACACTATGGTCATTTTGCATAATTTCAGCCAGGCTGTCAGCTTTTTTGTACTGATCTTGACAAATATGCACGCTGGATTCCCTTGTATAGTTTTCTGATAGCACTTTTTTACTTTCCTGCACTAGTTTATTTAACTGACATGAGGAAGAGATATAATCTTTATCAGGAttcactgtttcttttgtttgtttaaaacatttcaaagactCCAGTTGCACTACATCTTCAGACAATGAAGGGTTTGATGGAATGGAAGTCTTCTTAAGTATTCGCTCACTTAAAGACCACTTATGAAGGTGCCCCATAGCATCATCTGAAACCGAATCATCTGCACTATCAGAATGCTGTTGATCAGACTGCTCAGCATCAGAATATTCTGAGCTATTTCTTGCTGCTTCATGACCTAGTGGATGCAAATGTTTTATGCATGCAGTTAAGCCAGGTCCTGGATCATGGTTATCACTCCCATGGGCTGGTGAAGTGCTGAACAAGGTTCCTTCCCAATCAATACTGCTCAGCCGTAGACCAGCTGTTACAGAGGAAGATGATGATATCCCTGAATTTTTAGTAAATTGTGCTGGCAATACAGATGAGTCAGCCAACGTACACTGTAAGAGCGAGTAATGTGATGTGgtcagaggcagagcagctgccgATGCTGGCATCTGAACAGTTGTTgtgcaggaagctgcagccAACACCGCATCTTTTGATTCAGTATTTCTCTGGTGTATCTGATCTTCTGGGGGAGTTTTTATATCTTTATATCTGGAGTCTTGCACAGGAAGAATTCCACATCTAGATTTTAAATTCATCTGAGACAGAAGATCACTAACTTCATCATAAACATCTgataattccttttcttttggtcTGTCTTTCCtgtctgtaaaaaaataaaaagggcatATCAAAATGGCATATTAACCACAGTTCTGATTCCCTAGTGCTAAAGTATAAAATGGTACAATAAAAGCACAGTCCCTGCAAGATATCCTGACCTGATCTTGACAAAACATGATATTGCTCAGCAGTGGGAGGAATGTTGGTTGCTTTTGCTTCTTGTATTCTGGCAAGACCCGTAAGTTCACAAGAGATAAGCTTTTGGACTtactcttctgcttcttcttcagAACTTCTGTCTTTTCCATTAGATAAAGGGTAACAACATCAGGATAAGCAGCCTGAAACAAGGACTCCTCTTCTACTGTGACTACAAACAACTCCACAGGCTCATCTTCTGCATCAACGTAATGttctaaaaaaattaatgaaagtaCATTAGACCTGTACGTACACACATATCAAAGtaggaaataagaaaaacaaagaacaaaatatttgagtACAAAAAAGGTATCTAAAAAGGTCAACAGTACAATGTTTGAGATTTAGCTACAagtgaagtctttttttttctgccagtctCCTGGCATAAACAGGCACACTAAAGATGCGAGTCTGTCAGCATAAAAAAATTTCTAGCTAGTAAACAGTCACAGCTTCGGCTACATAGGAAGATATGAAATACAAAGTCCAGGTCTTATTAACATGTACCAGAAAAGTACCTGAAGATCTAGCCCTTTGCTTTCTAggtagatgattttttttttcttctctgtaaagCATAGCTTTTACTTCCAGGATATATGAAATTTGATGCAAATTTTCTACTGTTTTCATAGCACAGTTTCCAATCCCACCCACATTTCATGGCCTCATAATGTTGTCAAACTCTTTTCCTCCTTAAAGCatgctcttctctttttctatgAACTGTTTTGTTCTGTAACGTACATAGAAAACAGACCAACCTGGTTTTTGCCACTCAAtttcaaaacaaggaattcCATTTTTAACACGTGTCTTGATTATCCTGTGAGAACAAAAAGTCGATTAAATGATtttgtttaaagagaaaatgaaaaatcaaagttatctaaaatatttcagtgctctAATTTGTAATGATTCAGaggcaaaaaatattcttgtaaTAGTGAAATTaatacaccttttaaaaatacacggTGTAAGTTATACAGTAAATTTTTTTGGCTAGATTTGagtactgaaacatttttatttaatgataCAGCTCAGAGGAGTGTAACAAGAAATCAAAAAGCTATTCTGTAACAAACATCTGTAATGCAGACTCCTACAAACATCAGTTTGATATCTTCAACTAATGCCAGAGAGAAGATTGTTGCCATATACAGTAATTTTCTGAATGACCAGACAGGGTAATTTATATCTTTTGAATGAGagcatgaaggaaaataaagcatgaACTGAGCAAGGATAGTCAATCtttatgagatttttaaaaaatatattatctaTATCCCAGTTTAATAGGTTTCTACACGTGAAGAGGCTCCTGCTGAATCATtattgcatttaatttaaaaccttgTTAAAAGAAATCTAGAGCACTCATGATcgtttttttaaacttttgaaaTACTCAAAGTGTTACAAACAGAGGATGTCAATTAATTCATTCATCAAGGTAAACACTGGTAATTTATCTAGCCCACCCATTTAAAAAGCAGTCTCCAATCAGTCTCTCCACTGTTTTGAAAGATAACACTGAATAGAACAGCTTCTCTGAGAATAATAATTTCACAGACTACAACCCAGAAGAGACACTATCACATTGATATTGACTGTCCTTCTGTCCTCCAAAATTAAGGTCTATAAAATCTTGAACAGCATCAAAGAACATAGAAAAACTACCAACCTTCTTGCAATAGAATTTGGGGGGCAGGAGAAATTTGGGTTTCATTTGGGAAACAACACTTTCAGACACTAAAGCTAAAAGAAATCACAATTCCCTTCACATAGTGAAGTTTGTATTTTCCAACAGACGCTGTAGATTCTAAAAGTTCACgtaagtttaagaaaaaattagatcattaaaaaaagtaCTTTGAGGGCTGATAAAATAAGAAGGTACCAATGCTGGCTCAGAAAACCCCTGAGTAACAGAAACCTGGATGGTGAGAAAATATTCTGATGGAAAGCAGTACATGCttatcttggtttttttttttcccctgcagatcCATTTTTAGTAACAGGATACTTGGACATTTTTATATTCCTAAATGCAGCAGTCCTGAATGAAAACATTGTTTTGAGAAGAAGGGGTAGCAGAACAGAGCCATAAGCCAAAGATTTCATCAGACAGTTGGTAGGTCTGATGAGGAGTTGGAGACCATGACTGAGTTTGCAGCTGCTCATTTCTAAGTCTAGGCTCTTATTTTGAAGCACGGAAGTTAATTAAACTTCTCCTAAGAACCTGAGGAGAGGATCAAACCTGTACTGCTAAAAATCTTATGTGCAGatccagagaaaaagaatagaaaGGAAGCATAGGAAAAAGCTGGCATTGTCAGTCAGGATGAAAGGAAACTGCTACCTGTATTACTTCATGCAGCAGTGGTATAAGAATTGGTGTACTGATCTAAATTTTTACCTCTATTCAAAATGAGCACAAAGCTTGAAACAGAGGTGGAAGAAAACCATTATACTTCcgcaaataaggaaaaaaaccatgaCTTTCAACCAGCAACAAGTAAACAGATTAAGTTCAAGAAATCAAGTTATATTACCGTATTGCCTGCAGTTGTTTTGAATCGACATATCCAGCTTTTCTCTGGATCATATCATAATGCGTCAATAGCACTAACAGTTTCTTACAAGCATAATGTTTGGGCCACTCCATCTTCTCAGAAGCAAATATCtgttagtatttaaaaaaaaccaaaacaaaacaaactttaaaacttTCTTATTCTGTTAGATATCATGCTTAGACAGCTATGTACCAGCGACACAGGACTAAACACTTAAAACATTTAGAATGCTTTTATACATTAGTGTAATGCCTAACGTTGTTATCTCACTGCCAAGGGAGGGAACAGTCATCTGTAACAGGGCAGATTGATCAGCTGTCAATAACATGCCAAGGGAACAGTTGTGtagtggcagcagcagggataAGACAGTTGCTAAACACCTTATCAGCTTCAGATCAGCTATGCAAGGAGCTGTGAAAATTACGGATTTTGCATGCAAGAGAAGGATGAACACAGATTTTCATTAAAGCTACCGCTTAACAGCGGTCTATTCCACTACACATAACTCTCACACTGTCATCAATCCCGGAAAATGAAACATTGTAAAATCTGCTTTCAccaataaaaaagcaaataaaaatcattcttaGAAAACAATGCTAACATGCATATATTAaaccccccctcccccaaaaagaaaaaaagcagcttcacaGAATATTTATCATTTCTTGTATGGACAGAGGAATAAGATCACTTTTGAGCTTTGTGCACTTTGAATTAAAGTGCCTCTGAACTTGAGAGCTGGCGGCATTGTGCTAAATACAAGCTATCTGGTTTTGGGAAAACACGCAGCATTCGGAATAAAAGCCACTTCTGCTTGTTATATACAGAAACTGGTTATCTcaataccaaaaaaaatcattgaacAGAAAGTTTAACGTTAAAAAGAGTCCACAATCATGACTTGCTATAATACCCAAAGTTACCACCCACTCACTGCGTCAGTATGATGATGAAATGAGTTAAAACATGAATTGTACCTGATGTCAATACCTTTATGGAAGGTGGATGAACACAAAAAAGATAACATCCCTGAAACATATATTATGCCATACAACCATATAGTACTTTATACACTGTATGGATAATGCAGCTCTAGGCAACACAATCTAGTAATACTAGACggtgaaaaacaaaatagtgGCAACTGACCTTGTTTCTGAGTTCTCCTTCTTCCACTTTTCTACATACCTATTTACATCTGattttttcagtgtcttcagtttaaagctttcaaaaaatgaGGTATATTAAGAAGGTGCTGCAAGATTCTTTAATTCTGATTTCCAGTTAAATTACCAATTAAGATCAAAATTATCACAGATGCCTTCTTTACTAACAAAAAACTACAGAGCTGAATATCCAGTATTTTGTTATATACCTGAAAGGACAATAAATTTGGCCTTCGACATTCCTTTATCTTGATCAATTTATCCTTGTTTACAAGAAATTCTTGGATAAccttgagaaaaaacaaaaaagccagtTTAAGAGAGGGCAGAAATCTGAAATTTCAATTAATTGAtcaaaaaaaagtatctttaaTAGGCTTGTTTGTTACCTCAGAGAATGGAAAGCCCTCACAACTGTTAGCTTTTCTGCAGGTAAAACAAATGTGTTAGGAAGAGAATACAAATgggaaaaatgcagaatttacATGCTCACCCTGCACATGAACGCAGGGAAAAGCAGTTCAATTTTCAAGACATTCCTACTTTCTGATATTGTCCTCCACTGCACTTGCTTGTTTT
This window encodes:
- the GEN1 gene encoding flap endonuclease GEN homolog 1, translated to MGVTNLWQILEPVRQPVSLSSLKGKTLAVDLSLWVCEAQTVKKMIGVVTKPHLRNLFFRISFLTSMGIKLVFVMEGEAPKLKADTMSKRNEMRYGPSKKVGAARTGRSLFKAMLKECLELLECLGVPWVQGAGEAEAMCAYLNAKGHVDGCITNDGDVFLYGGQTVYRNFAMNAKDPYLDCYTMSSIKEKLGCDRESLIGLAVLLGCDYLPKGVPGVGKEQALKLIDTLQGQNLLQRFEQWKEQFQYDNNPPLVVKRVIHCSECQHPGSYKEHEHSGCKFCDSTKYCKPSNSKFCCPCEWHQLERTKQASAVEDNIRKKANSCEGFPFSEVIQEFLVNKDKLIKIKECRRPNLLSFQIFASEKMEWPKHYACKKLLVLLTHYDMIQRKAGYVDSKQLQAIRIIKTRVKNGIPCFEIEWQKPEHYVDAEDEPVELFVVTVEEESLFQAAYPDVVTLYLMEKTEVLKKKQKNRKDRPKEKELSDVYDEVSDLLSQMNLKSRCGILPVQDSRYKDIKTPPEDQIHQRNTESKDAVLAAASCTTTVQMPASAAALPLTTSHYSLLQCTLADSSVLPAQFTKNSGISSSSSVTAGLRLSSIDWEGTLFSTSPAHGSDNHDPGPGLTACIKHLHPLGHEAARNSSEYSDAEQSDQQHSDSADDSVSDDAMGHLHKWSLSERILKKTSIPSNPSLSEDVVQLESLKCFKQTKETVNPDKDYISSSCQLNKLVQESKKVLSENYTRESSVHICQDQYKKADSLAEIMQNDHSVSDSTSLALSERTTKILHPGCEKFPVSQNPADVVTGCHIKKAYTQTSFKKSVCKNRCSSSEDSDDGNMNKNLQKKRQLNPGQFKKCFTKKRDNVTSKRTNSDSALIIKGNKKKTNLKKPVNSLSLQVSPNPSFVGEDDCFQSPKQPFERSGSGPTQQAETAILTSAWADSPLPLSERLKGRIKTN